TCGTCCTAAACTTTTCAATACTTAAGCCGAAGCCCTGAGCATAGCCGAAGGGTACAACGGCCAGATAAAAGTTTATGCATAAAATGCACAAACATCTTATTTATTTTAAACTATTTTAACGGATAAATTATGGATTACACAAACTTTTATCTGGCCAACGGCATGTAAATAAAAAAATCGGCTGAAATACGATTTTAAAATAATGATTTATAAAGTCTTGATCTGCTCAGCAAATTCAGAAATTTTAGCATTATCAGGATTTACTTCAATAAGCTTGGCTAACGACTGCCTGGCCAATTCTTTATCTTTGACCAAAATACTTATGGTTATAAAAAGATCTAAATATCTAGGATTATTTGGCTCTAAGTTTAAGGCGGTTTGCAGCACACTCAAGGCATTATTATAATCTTCCGTCTCATACAAAATTTCTGCTAATGCGAAATAAGAAGAACTGTCTTTTTTATTTAATTTAATCACGTGCTGATAAGTCTGCTTGGCTTCCAGATACTGCTTTTGCACAAAATATAAATTGGCTAACCCGCGATAAGCAGGGATATTCTTTGGTTCTAAACTTAAAATTTCCAGATATATTTTCTCTGCCTCTTGGTAAGATTCCTGATTTATCAAATCTTGCGCCGCTTCAAGCTGACTTTCAATCTTTTTCTCTAAAGTTTGAAATTCATCTTTTGTCATCAAAGCCTCTTTTGGAGGCTTAGCAGTCTTATATTTTTCTTCCCAGGCTTTGATTTTTTCTGTCAACAGATTAATTTTTCTCTGGCCAAAATTCGCAATAATTTTAAAAAATGGCTTTATTTTATTATAAAA
The nucleotide sequence above comes from Patescibacteria group bacterium. Encoded proteins:
- a CDS encoding tetratricopeptide repeat protein, yielding MYNIISIIVILISLAIIVSIVFKKLPLLAGFDISSIPKEKEAETRTKIMEERMARKFKVFYNKIKPFFKIIANFGQRKINLLTEKIKAWEEKYKTAKPPKEALMTKDEFQTLEKKIESQLEAAQDLINQESYQEAEKIYLEILSLEPKNIPAYRGLANLYFVQKQYLEAKQTYQHVIKLNKKDSSSYFALAEILYETEDYNNALSVLQTALNLEPNNPRYLDLFITISILVKDKELARQSLAKLIEVNPDNAKISEFAEQIKTL